One window from the genome of Rhinolophus ferrumequinum isolate MPI-CBG mRhiFer1 chromosome 22, mRhiFer1_v1.p, whole genome shotgun sequence encodes:
- the LOC117015347 gene encoding histone H4, with translation MSGRGKGGKGLGKGGAKRHRKVLRDNIQGITKPAIRRLARRGGVKRISGLIYEETRGVLKVFLENVIRDAVTYTEHAKRKTVTAMDVVYALKRQGRTLYGFGG, from the coding sequence ATGTCTGGTCGCGGCAAAGGCGGCAAGGGTCTCGGGAAGGGCGGCGCCAAGCGCCATCGCAAGGTCCTGCGCGACAACATCCAGGGCATCACCAAGCCCGCCATCCGGCGCCTGGCCCGGCGCGGCGGCGTCAAGCGCATCTCCGGGCTCATCTATGAGGAGACCCGCGGGGTGCTCAAGGTGTTCCTGGAGAATGTGATCCGGGACGCCGTCACCTACACGGAGCACGCCAAGCGCAAGACGGTCACGGCCATGGACGTGGTCTACGCTCTCAAGCGCCAGGGTCGCACCCTCTACGGCTTCGGGGGCTGA
- the LOC117015309 gene encoding histone H1.3 yields MSETAPVAPATPAPAEKTPVKKKAKRTGAAAAKRKASGPPVSELITKAVGASKERSGVSLAALKKALAAAGYDVDKNNSRIKLGLKTLVSKGTLVQTKGTGASGSFKLNKKAASGEAKPKPKRAGAAKPRKAAGAAKKPKKAAGSATPKKSAKKTPKKAKKPAAAAGAKKVAKSPKKAKAAKPKKAAKSPAKAKAPKPKAAKPKAAKGKKSAPKKK; encoded by the coding sequence atgtcgGAGACTGCTCCAGTTGCTCCTGCTACTCCTGCACCTGCGGAGAAAACACCTGTTAAGAAGAAGGCGAAGAGAACCGGTGCCGCTGCCGCCAAGCGCAAGGCGTCGGGCCCCCCGGTGTCCGAGCTCATCACCAAGGCCGTGGGCGCCTCCAAGGAGCGCAGCGGCGTGTCGCTGGCCGCGCTCAAGAAGGCGCTGGCGGCCGCCGGCTACGACGTGGACAAGAACAACAGCCGCATCAAGCTGGGTCTCAAGACCCTGGTGAGCAAGGGCACCCTGGTGCAGACCAAGGGCACCGGCGCCTCGGGCTCCTTCAAGCTCAACAAGAAGGCGGCCTCTGGGGAGGCCAAGCCCAAACCCAAGAGGGCGGGCGCCGCCAAGCCCAGGAAGGCTGCTGGGGCTGCCAAGAAGCCCAAGAAGGCCGCGGGCTCGGCCACCCCCAAGAAGAGCGCCAAGAAGACCCCAAAGAAGGCGAAGAAGCCGGCGGCAGCTGCGGGAGCCAAGAAAGTGGCTAAGAGCCCGAAGAAAGCCAAGGCCGCCAAGCCCAAGAAGGCGGCTAAGAGCCCGGCCAAGGCCAAAGCCCCGAAGCCCAAGGCAGCCAAACCGAAGGCTGCAAAAGGGAAAAAGTCGGCGCCTAAGAAGAAGTAA
- the LOC117015348 gene encoding histone H2A type 1-like yields MSGRGKQGGKAHAKAKTRSSPARLQFPVSRVHRLFRDKMRIIPRHLQGAISNDELHKLLSKVTIAQGGVPPNIQAALLPKKTESHHKAKGK; encoded by the coding sequence ATGTCTGGACGCGGGAAACAAGGAGGCAAGGCGCACGCCAAAGCCAAGACGCGCTCGTCGCCGGCCAGGCTCCAGTTTCCCGTGAGCCGCGTGCACCGGCTGTTCCGCGACAAGATGCGCATCATCCCGCGCCATCTGCAGGGGGCCATCAGCAACGACGAGCTACACAAGCTGCTGAGCAAGGTCACCATCGCGCAGGGTGGCGTCCCGCCCAACATCCAGGCCGCATTGCTGCCCAAGAAGACCGAGAGCCACCACAAGGCCAAGGGCAAGTGA
- the LOC117015343 gene encoding histone H4, with product MSGRGKGGKGLGKGGAKRHRKVLRDNIQGITKPAIRRLARRGGVKRISGLIYEETRGVLKVFLENVIRDAVTYTEHAKRKTVTAMDVVYALKRQGRTLYGFGG from the coding sequence ATGTCTGGTCGTGGTAAAGGCGGTAAGGGGCTCGGGAAGGGCGGCGCCAAGCGCCACCGCAAGGTCCTGCGCGACAACATCCAGGGCATCACCAAGCCCGCCATCCGGCGCCTGGCCCGGCGCGGCGGCGTCAAGCGCATCTCCGGGCTCATCTACGAGGAGACCCGCGGGGTGCTCAAGGTGTTCCTGGAGAACGTGATCCGGGACGCCGTCACCTACACGGAGCACGCCAAGCGCAAGACGGTCACGGCCATGGACGTGGTCTACGCGCTCAAGCGCCAGGGCCGCACCCTCTACGGCTTCGGGGGCTGA
- the LOC117015332 gene encoding histone H2B type 1-C/E/F/G/I — MPEPAKSAPAPKKGSKKAVTKAQKKDGKKRKRSRKESYSVYVYKVLKQVHPDTGISSKAMGIMNSFVNDIFERIAGEASRLAHYNKRSTITSREIQTAVRLLLPGELAKHAVSEGTKAVTKYTSSK, encoded by the coding sequence aTGCCCGAACCAGCTAAGTCCGCGCCCGCTCCGAAGAAGGGCTCCAAGAAGGCGGTGACCAAGGCGCAGAAGAAGGACGGCAAGAAGCGCAAGCGCAGCCGCAAGGAGAGCTACTCGGTGTACGTGTACAAGGTGCTGAAGCAGGTGCACCCGGACACGGGCATCTCGTCCAAGGCCATGGGCATCATGAACTCGTTCGTCAACGACATCTTCGAGCGGATCGCGGGCGAGGCGTCGCGCCTGGCGCATTACAACAAGCGCTCGACCATCACGTCCCGGGAGATCCAGACGGCCGTGCGCCTGCTGCTGCCCGGGGAGCTGGCCAAGCACGCCGTGTCCGAGGGCACCAAGGCCGTCACCAAGTACACCAGCTCCAAGTGA
- the LOC117015318 gene encoding histone H2A type 1: MSGRGKQGGKARAKAKTRSSRAGLQFPVGRVHRLLRKGNYAERVGAGAPVYLAAVLEYLTAEILELAGNAARDNKKTRIIPRHLQLAIRNDEELNKLLGKVTIAQGGVLPNIQAVLLPKKTESHHKAKGK, encoded by the coding sequence ATGTCTGGACGAGGAAAACAAGGCGGTAAGGCGCGCGCCAAGGCCAAGACGCGCTCGTCGCGGGCCGGCCTGCAGTTCCCCGTGGGCCGCGTGCACCGGCTGCTCCGCAAGGGCAACTACGCCGAGCGGGTCGGGGCCGGCGCGCCCGTGTACCTGGCGGCCGTGCTGGAGTACCTGACGGCCGAGATCCTGGAGCTGGCGGGCAACGCGGCGCGCGACAACAAGAAGACGCGCATCATCCCGCGCCACCTGCAGCTGGCCATCCGCAACGACGAGGAGCTCAACAAGCTGCTGGGCAAGGTCACCATCGCGCAGGGCGGCGTCCTGCCCAACATCCAGGCCGTGCTGCTGCCCAAGAAAACCGAGAGCCACCACAAGGCCAAGGGCAAGTAG
- the LOC117015337 gene encoding histone H2B type 1-C/E/F/G/I: MPEPAKSAPAPKKGSKKAVTKAQKKDGKKRKRSRKESYSVYVYKVLKQVHPDTGISSKAMGIMNSFVNDIFERIAGEASRLAHYNKRSTITSREIQTAVRLLLPGELAKHAVSEGTKAVTKYTSSK, translated from the coding sequence ATGCCTGAGCCAGCTAAGTCCGCGCCCGCCCCGAAAAAGGGCTCCAAGAAGGCGGTGACTAAGGCGCAGAAGAAGGACGGCAAGAAGCGCAAGCGCAGCCGCAAGGAGAGCTACTCGGTGTACGTGTACAAGGTGCTGAAGCAGGTGCACCCGGACACGGGCATCTCGTCCAAGGCCATGGGCATCATGAACTCGTTCGTCAACGACATCTTCGAACGCATCGCGGGCGAGGCGTCCCGCCTGGCGCATTACAACAAGCGCTCGACCATCACGTCCCGGGAGATCCAGACGGCCGTGCGCCTGCTGCTGCCCGGGGAGCTGGCCAAGCACGCTGTGTCCGAGGGCACCAAGGCCGTCACCAAGTACACCAGCTCCAAATAG
- the LOC117014576 gene encoding histone H3.v1-like — MARTKQTARKSTGGKAPRKQLATKAARKSAPATGGVKKPHRYRPGTVALREIRRYQKSTELLIRKLPFQRLVREIAQDFKTDLRFQSSAVMALQEACEAYLVGLFEDTNLCAIHAKRVTIMPKDIQLARRIRGERARGKRIGSLRRDASPAMRSKMSLTNEFMMPMALDEMPVSGCTCFSTLYTYTDMARTKQTARKSTGGKAPRKQLATKAARKSAPATGGVKKPHRYRPGTVALREIRRYQKSTELLIRKLPFQRLVREIAQDFKTDLRFQSSAVMALQEACEAYLVGLFEDTNLCAIHAKRVTIMPKDIQLARRIRGERA; from the exons ATGGCACGTACCAAGCAGACCGCGCGCAAGTCTACGGGCGGGAAAGCCCCGCGCAAGCAGCTCGCCACCAAGGCTGCCCGCAAGAGCGCTCCTGCCACCGGCGGCGTCAAGAAGCCACATCGCTACCGACCGGGCACCGTGGCGCTGCGCGAGATCCGGCGCTACCAGAAGTCCACGGAGCTGCTGATCCGCAAGCTGCCCTTCCAGCGGCTGGTGCGCGAGATCGCGCAGGACTTCAAGACGGATCTGCGCTTCCAGAGCTCGGCCGTGATGGCGCTGCAGGAGGCGTGCGAGGCGTACCTGGTGGGGCTGTTCGAGGACACCAACCTGTGCGCCATCCACGCCAAGCGCGTCACCATCATGCCCAAGGACATCCAGCTGGCGCGCCGCATCCGTGGGGAGCGGGCG CGTGGCAAACGGATCGGATCACTAAG GCGGGACGCCTCGCCCGCGATGCGTTCGAAGATGTCGTTGACGAACGAGTTCATGATGCCCATGGCCTTGGACGAGATGCCCGTGTCCGGGTGCACCTGCTTCAGCACCTTGTACACGTACACCGA CATGGCTCGCACCAAGCAGACGGCGCGCAAGTCCACGGGCGGGAAGGCCCCGCGCAAGCAGCTGGCCACCAAGGCAGCCCGCAAGAGCGCTCCTGCCACCGGCGGCGTCAAGAAGCCGCACCGCTACCGGCCGGGCACGGTGGCGCTGCGCGAGATCCGGCGCTACCAGAAGTCCACGGAGCTGCTGATCCGCAAGCTGCCCTTCCAGCGGCTGGTCCGCGAGATCGCGCAGGACTTCAAGACGGATCTGCGCTTCCAGAGCTCGGCTGTGATGGCGCTGCAGGAGGCGTGCGAGGCGTACCTGGTGGGGCTGTTCGAGGACACCAACCTGTGCGCCATCCACGCCAAGCGCGTCACCATCATGCCCAAGGACATCCAGCTCGCGCGCCGCATCCGCGGGGAGAGGGCTTGA
- the LOC117015349 gene encoding histone H2A type 1, translated as MSGRGKQGGKARAKAKTRSSRAGLQFPVGRVHRLLRKGNYAERVGAGAPVYLAAVLEYLTAEILELAGNAARDNKKTRIIPRHLQLAIRNDEELNKLLGKVTIAQGGVLPNIQAVLLPKKTESHHKAKGK; from the coding sequence ATGTCTGGACGCGGGAAGCAAGGGGGTAAGGCTCGCGCCAAGGCCAAGACGCGCTCGTCGCGGGCCGGCCTGCAGTTCCCCGTGGGCCGCGTGCACCGGCTGCTCCGCAAGGGCAACTACGCCGAGCGGGTCGGGGCCGGCGCGCCCGTGTACCTGGCGGCCGTGCTGGAGTACCTGACGGCCGAGATCCTGGAGCTGGCGGGCAACGCGGCGCGCGACAACAAGAAGACGCGCATCATCCCGCGCCACCTGCAGCTGGCCATCCGCAACGACGAGGAGCTCAACAAGCTGCTGGGCAAGGTCACCATCGCGCAGGGCGGCGTCCTGCCCAACATTCAGGCCGTGCTGCTGCCCAAGAAAACCGAGAGCCACCACAAGGCCAAGGGCAAGTAG
- the LOC117015334 gene encoding histone H2B type 1-C/E/F/G/I produces the protein MPEPAKSAPAPKKGSKKAVTKAQKKDGKKRKRSRKESYSVYVYKVLKQVHPDTGISSKAMGIMNSFVNDIFERIAGEASRLAHYNKRSTITSREIQTAVRLLLPGELAKHAVSEGTKAVTKYTSSK, from the coding sequence ATGCCCGAGCCAGCTAAGTCCGCGCCCGCCCCGAAGAAGGGCTCCAAGAAGGCGGTGACCAAGGCGCAGAAGAAGGACGGCAAGAAGCGCAAGCGCAGCCGCAAGGAGAGCTACTCGGTGTACGTGTACAAGGTGCTGAAGCAGGTGCACCCGGACACGGGCATCTCGTCCAAGGCCATGGGCATCATGAACTCGTTCGTCAACGACATCTTCGAGCGGATCGCGGGCGAGGCGTCCCGCCTGGCGCATTACAACAAGCGCTCGACCATCACGTCCCGGGAGATCCAGACGGCCGTGCGCCTGCTGCTGCCCGGGGAGCTGGCCAAGCACGCCGTGTCCGAGGGCACCAAGGCCGTCACCAAGTACACCAGCTCCAAGTAG